In Aliamphritea ceti, a single window of DNA contains:
- a CDS encoding ABC transporter substrate-binding protein, whose protein sequence is MKIRKLFTAAALITGTLLSAQSAFAGDKIKIATEGAYAPFNMVDASGNLVGFDVDIAKALCAQMKADCEIVAQDWDGIIPGLRAKKYDAIIASMSITEERMRVVDFSEKYYSNLLAFVSADGSNIETTKEGLKGKNVGAQRATIAGQYLEDNLGDVVNVKLYDTQDNAYLDLKAGRLDALLSDKLPAYDWLETAEGNGYAFTGDAIDIKDQIGIAVRKGDDLKGKFSDAIKAIVADGTYEKINAKYFPFSIY, encoded by the coding sequence ATGAAGATCCGTAAGTTATTCACAGCCGCTGCACTGATCACCGGTACTCTGCTTTCTGCTCAGTCTGCTTTTGCTGGCGACAAAATCAAGATCGCTACTGAAGGTGCTTACGCGCCATTCAACATGGTAGATGCAAGCGGTAACCTGGTAGGTTTCGACGTTGATATCGCTAAAGCACTGTGTGCACAGATGAAAGCTGACTGTGAAATCGTTGCTCAGGACTGGGACGGTATCATCCCAGGTCTGCGTGCCAAGAAATACGACGCAATCATCGCGTCTATGTCTATTACTGAAGAGCGTATGCGTGTTGTTGACTTCTCTGAGAAGTACTACTCCAACCTGCTGGCTTTCGTATCCGCTGATGGTTCTAACATCGAAACGACTAAAGAAGGTCTGAAAGGCAAAAACGTTGGTGCACAGCGTGCAACTATCGCCGGTCAGTACCTGGAAGACAACCTGGGTGACGTTGTAAACGTTAAGCTGTATGACACTCAGGACAACGCTTACCTGGATCTTAAAGCAGGCCGTCTAGACGCTCTGCTGTCTGACAAACTGCCAGCATACGACTGGTTAGAAACTGCTGAAGGTAACGGTTATGCCTTCACAGGTGATGCAATCGATATCAAAGACCAGATCGGTATCGCAGTACGTAAAGGCGATGATCTGAAAGGTAAGTTCAGCGACGCGATTAAAGCGATCGTTGCTGACGGTACTTACGAGAAGATCAACGCTAAGTACTTCCCGTTCTCTATCTACTAA
- the hemB gene encoding porphobilinogen synthase gives MSFTNSQRFYPETRMRRMRADDFSRRLMRENVLTVNDLIYPMFVIEGENQREAVPSMPGVERLSIDLLVKEAAELVALGIPAIALFPVTPLSAKSEFAEESYNPDGLAQRAVKALKDAQPDLGIMTDVALDPFTTHGQDGIIDTNGYVINDRTIETLVLQAQSHAEAGADIVAPSDMMDGRIACIRDILEAGGFVNTKIMAYSAKYASAYYGPFRDAVGSASNLGKSNKFSYQMDPANSDEALHEVALDLAEGADMVMIKPGMPYLDIVRRVKDELKAPTFVYQVSGEYAMHMAAFQNGWLDERSAMMESLTCIKRAGCDGILTYFAKRAAQLLNE, from the coding sequence GTGTCTTTTACCAACAGCCAACGCTTTTATCCTGAAACCCGTATGCGCCGTATGCGTGCAGACGACTTCTCCCGCCGCCTGATGCGTGAAAATGTGCTTACTGTCAACGATCTGATCTACCCTATGTTCGTCATCGAAGGGGAGAATCAGCGTGAAGCAGTGCCATCTATGCCGGGTGTCGAACGTTTAAGTATCGACCTGTTAGTGAAAGAAGCAGCTGAACTGGTTGCGCTAGGCATTCCTGCAATTGCATTGTTTCCGGTAACGCCTTTGTCGGCAAAGTCTGAGTTTGCGGAAGAATCTTACAACCCGGATGGTCTGGCACAGCGTGCTGTTAAAGCACTCAAAGATGCTCAACCAGATCTGGGGATCATGACCGATGTAGCACTAGACCCGTTCACCACCCACGGTCAGGACGGCATCATTGATACCAACGGTTATGTGATCAACGACCGTACAATTGAAACCTTAGTTTTACAGGCCCAGTCCCATGCTGAAGCCGGTGCCGATATCGTCGCACCGAGTGACATGATGGACGGCCGGATTGCCTGTATCCGGGATATTCTGGAAGCCGGTGGCTTCGTAAATACTAAGATCATGGCCTATTCAGCCAAATATGCGAGTGCTTACTACGGACCTTTCCGTGACGCAGTAGGCTCCGCGAGCAACCTGGGCAAGAGTAACAAGTTCAGCTACCAGATGGACCCTGCCAACAGCGATGAAGCATTGCATGAAGTTGCTCTGGATCTGGCAGAAGGCGCTGACATGGTAATGATCAAGCCAGGTATGCCTTATCTGGATATTGTCCGCCGGGTTAAAGATGAGCTGAAAGCTCCTACTTTTGTGTATCAGGTGAGCGGTGAGTACGCCATGCATATGGCAGCCTTCCAGAATGGCTGGCTGGATGAGCGCTCCGCGATGATGGAATCCCTTACCTGTATTAAACGTGCAGGCTGCGACGGCATTCTGACCTATTTTGCCAAACGCGCTGCACAGTTACTTAACGAATAA
- a CDS encoding ABC transporter permease — protein sequence MDLQGFGHLLVSGTWLTVQLALASLFFGLILGLMGASAKLSDNKFARWVATGYTTLIRGIPELLLVLTIYFGGAQVIMAIASLFGYDEYIEIGPFVAGVAALSIAFGAYATEVFRMAMMEIPKGQWESGLACGMSPTKTFFRIILPQVWRLAIPGLGNLFQVLLKDTALVSVVGLNDIVRQSQVAISATKEPFTFFLVAAFIYLALTAIANTITHLLERANNPVLRGGR from the coding sequence ATGGATTTACAAGGCTTCGGTCATCTTCTCGTTTCCGGTACCTGGCTGACTGTTCAACTGGCTCTGGCAAGTCTCTTCTTCGGCTTGATCCTGGGTTTGATGGGTGCATCAGCTAAGCTCTCGGATAATAAGTTTGCCCGCTGGGTAGCGACAGGCTACACCACTTTAATTCGCGGCATTCCCGAACTGTTACTGGTACTGACCATTTATTTTGGCGGCGCTCAGGTAATAATGGCTATTGCCAGCCTGTTCGGCTACGACGAGTACATAGAAATCGGTCCCTTTGTAGCCGGTGTCGCTGCGTTGTCGATCGCCTTCGGTGCTTATGCCACTGAAGTATTCCGCATGGCCATGATGGAAATTCCAAAAGGTCAGTGGGAGTCAGGTCTTGCCTGTGGCATGAGCCCGACAAAAACATTTTTCCGTATTATCCTGCCGCAAGTATGGCGTCTCGCTATTCCAGGCCTAGGTAATCTGTTTCAGGTCCTCTTGAAAGATACCGCATTGGTATCGGTCGTCGGCCTGAACGATATTGTTCGCCAATCTCAGGTTGCAATCAGCGCTACCAAGGAACCGTTTACGTTCTTCCTGGTTGCTGCATTTATTTATCTGGCACTGACTGCCATTGCCAACACTATTACCCACTTGCTCGAGCGAGCCAATAATCCAGTTCTACGGGGAGGCCGCTAA
- a CDS encoding ABC transporter ATP-binding protein: protein MATDKTALELQDIHKSFGSLEVLKGVSLTAKDGDVISILGSSGSGKSTLLRCINLLENPSQGKIIMGQEELQLKPGKDGNLTAADRKQLESMRSRIGFVFQSFNLWPHKTILENIIEAPMQVLKQSKAQAVKRAEELLEKVGLADKRNAYPDNLSGGQKQRIAIARTLAMDPQVLLFDEPTSALDPELVNEVLSVMRELADEGRTMLIVTHEMRFARDVSSQVVFLHEGQIEEMGPPEQVFNNPKSKRVQDFMSSHQ from the coding sequence ATGGCCACAGATAAGACAGCGCTAGAGCTGCAAGATATTCACAAATCCTTCGGTAGTCTCGAAGTCCTCAAGGGTGTATCCCTGACCGCCAAAGATGGCGATGTAATTTCCATTCTCGGTTCCAGTGGCTCAGGAAAAAGCACCCTGTTGCGCTGTATTAACCTGTTGGAAAATCCAAGTCAGGGCAAAATTATCATGGGTCAGGAAGAGCTTCAGCTCAAGCCGGGAAAAGACGGCAACCTGACCGCAGCCGATCGTAAGCAGCTGGAAAGCATGCGTTCCCGTATCGGTTTCGTATTTCAGAGTTTCAACCTCTGGCCTCACAAGACCATTCTGGAAAACATCATCGAAGCACCTATGCAGGTGCTGAAGCAGTCTAAGGCCCAAGCCGTTAAGCGCGCCGAAGAGTTACTGGAAAAAGTAGGTCTGGCGGATAAGCGCAATGCCTACCCGGACAACCTGTCCGGTGGTCAGAAGCAACGCATCGCTATTGCCCGCACGCTGGCAATGGACCCACAGGTACTGTTATTCGACGAGCCAACATCAGCACTTGACCCCGAGCTGGTCAACGAAGTGCTTAGTGTTATGCGCGAATTAGCAGACGAAGGCCGTACCATGCTGATCGTGACTCACGAAATGCGTTTCGCCCGCGATGTGTCCTCACAGGTTGTATTCCTGCACGAAGGTCAGATCGAAGAAATGGGGCCGCCGGAACAAGTCTTTAACAACCCTAAATCGAAACGTGTTCAGGACTTTATGTCCAGTCACCAATAA
- a CDS encoding SDR family oxidoreductase, which yields MHVSDSTQTSQRVLIAGCGDIGIHLALQLNEQGHKVYGLRRNINQLPGAIHGICADLGDPSQLCSLPAIDMLVYCVAASQRDEAGYRQAYVEGLANLQAALASQDVKRILFVSSSAVYHQNDDGWVDEASATQPPRFNGKVMLEAEQQLLQHTIPGTVVRFSGIYGPGRSHMLGQVFQGKGYAAEPVQFSNRIHRDDCSGVLAHLLNLQAQGEILDDIYLASDDYPSSLHEVSHWLAEQMDVVITEEAQPRSGGSKQCSNRRLHTSGYQFKYPSFREGYKSLVAEFLEQQ from the coding sequence ATGCACGTTTCAGATTCAACTCAAACATCACAGCGGGTACTGATCGCCGGTTGTGGCGATATCGGTATCCACCTGGCACTGCAGCTTAACGAGCAGGGGCATAAGGTGTATGGCCTGCGTCGTAATATAAACCAGCTACCTGGGGCAATCCACGGCATTTGTGCTGATCTTGGTGATCCATCCCAGCTGTGTAGCTTACCGGCAATCGATATGCTGGTCTATTGTGTTGCCGCCAGTCAGCGGGATGAGGCTGGATATCGGCAGGCATATGTTGAAGGTTTGGCCAATCTCCAGGCTGCGCTGGCGTCTCAGGATGTAAAGCGTATTTTGTTTGTATCCAGCAGTGCGGTATACCATCAGAATGATGATGGCTGGGTGGATGAGGCTTCTGCAACCCAGCCTCCCCGTTTCAATGGCAAGGTTATGCTTGAAGCTGAACAGCAGCTGCTACAGCATACAATTCCGGGTACTGTGGTGCGCTTTAGTGGCATTTATGGGCCGGGGCGCAGTCATATGCTGGGGCAAGTGTTTCAGGGTAAAGGCTATGCGGCCGAACCTGTCCAGTTTAGTAACCGTATTCACCGGGATGATTGCTCTGGTGTGCTGGCACATCTGCTTAATTTACAGGCTCAGGGTGAAATACTTGACGATATTTATCTGGCCAGCGACGACTATCCGAGCAGTTTGCATGAAGTCAGCCACTGGTTAGCTGAGCAGATGGATGTAGTGATTACTGAAGAAGCGCAACCGAGAAGCGGTGGCAGCAAACAATGCAGTAACCGACGGTTACATACCAGTGGTTATCAGTTTAAGTACCCGAGCTTTCGTGAGGGTTATAAGTCACTCGTTGCTGAGTTTTTAGAGCAACAGTAA
- the ppk1 gene encoding polyphosphate kinase 1 produces the protein MTELQTEQKTKHDMATDTAVSEELSKEAQEASIALVESREAIPVTEPVEEPPMDLKAPELYINRELSHLQFNIRVLEQALDESHPLMERLMFLLIFSSNLDEFFEIRVAEMMRQLKYGREAAGPDALHPQTVITRILQICNTHVDRQYKILNETIFPALEKHNVHFLRRRLWNDEQTAWVKNYFEEKVLPVVSPIGLDPSHPFPRLINKSLNFIVELDGKDAFGRESGMAIIPAPRSLPRLIRLPDNLCDGGDNLIFLSSIIHEFAEDLFPGMKVKGCYQFRITRNADLSFDSEEVEDLARTLRGELHSRKYGDAVRLEVDQRTPENLINFLLREFNLDETHTFRVDGPVNLTRMMSVRDLANHKDLRWKPFTPGINNKLKLKQGNIFDALRVKDYLLHHPFQSFAPVVDLLRQAAKDPQVIAIKQTLYRTGVNSDIVNALVEAARSGKEVTVVIELRARFDEESNLHLASRLQEAGALVVYGVVDCKTHAKMMLVVRREDTRLVRYVHLGTGNYHSGTARLYTDYSYLTSDADVGEDVHKIFQQLTGMGKILRLKKLYNAPFTLHSKMLELISRETKLGKAGHIVIKVNGLTEPQLIRGLYKASQAGVKIELIVRGMCRLRPGLPGISENITVRSIVGRFLEHTRVYYFGNKGDPEVFCSSADWMERNMLNRVETCFPLYGKYAERVKKDLDLYLADNSHSWALHSDGSYTLNQPEEGEETISAQSQVLSEYAS, from the coding sequence ATGACAGAGCTCCAGACTGAGCAAAAAACCAAGCACGATATGGCGACAGATACCGCAGTTAGTGAAGAACTCAGTAAAGAAGCCCAGGAAGCCTCGATTGCTTTGGTAGAAAGCCGTGAAGCAATTCCGGTCACTGAGCCTGTTGAAGAGCCTCCGATGGATCTGAAAGCCCCCGAGCTTTATATCAATCGTGAGCTTAGTCATCTGCAGTTCAACATTCGGGTGCTTGAACAGGCCCTGGATGAATCACATCCGCTGATGGAACGCCTGATGTTCTTGCTGATATTTTCCAGCAACCTGGACGAGTTTTTCGAAATCCGGGTCGCGGAAATGATGCGTCAGCTCAAGTACGGCCGTGAAGCTGCCGGACCGGATGCGTTGCATCCGCAGACGGTTATCACCCGAATTCTGCAAATCTGTAATACCCATGTAGATCGCCAGTACAAAATACTCAACGAGACAATTTTTCCGGCCCTGGAAAAGCACAACGTTCACTTCCTGCGTCGCCGGTTGTGGAACGATGAGCAAACCGCCTGGGTTAAAAACTACTTCGAAGAGAAAGTACTGCCGGTCGTCAGCCCTATCGGGCTTGATCCTTCGCACCCGTTTCCACGCCTGATCAACAAAAGCCTTAACTTCATTGTTGAACTGGATGGCAAAGATGCCTTTGGCCGGGAAAGCGGCATGGCAATCATACCTGCGCCACGCTCGTTGCCACGCCTGATTCGACTGCCGGATAATCTTTGTGACGGCGGTGACAACCTGATTTTCCTGTCATCCATCATTCATGAATTTGCTGAAGATCTGTTCCCGGGAATGAAAGTTAAGGGCTGTTACCAGTTCCGTATCACCCGTAATGCGGACTTAAGTTTCGACTCAGAAGAAGTGGAAGATTTAGCCCGCACGCTACGTGGCGAATTGCACTCCCGTAAGTATGGTGATGCGGTACGTCTGGAAGTAGACCAACGCACCCCTGAAAATCTGATTAACTTCCTGCTGCGTGAGTTTAATCTGGATGAAACCCATACATTCCGGGTCGATGGTCCAGTTAACCTGACGCGAATGATGTCTGTCCGGGATCTGGCGAATCACAAAGATCTTCGCTGGAAGCCTTTCACCCCGGGCATCAACAACAAGCTAAAACTGAAGCAGGGAAATATTTTTGATGCACTGCGCGTTAAAGATTATCTGCTGCATCACCCGTTCCAGTCATTTGCGCCAGTTGTCGATCTGCTGCGGCAGGCGGCTAAAGACCCTCAGGTCATTGCGATCAAACAAACCCTTTACCGGACCGGCGTTAACTCCGACATCGTTAATGCATTGGTTGAAGCCGCACGCAGTGGTAAAGAAGTTACCGTCGTCATTGAGCTACGGGCTCGTTTTGACGAAGAAAGTAACCTGCATCTGGCCAGCCGCTTGCAGGAAGCAGGCGCTCTTGTGGTTTACGGTGTGGTTGACTGTAAAACCCACGCCAAGATGATGCTGGTTGTACGCCGCGAGGACACCCGCCTGGTACGTTACGTTCACCTTGGCACCGGCAACTATCACTCAGGTACTGCGCGTTTGTATACCGACTACAGCTACCTGACCAGCGATGCAGATGTCGGTGAAGATGTTCACAAGATATTCCAGCAACTGACAGGCATGGGTAAAATCCTGCGGTTAAAGAAACTCTACAATGCACCGTTTACGTTGCATTCGAAAATGCTCGAGCTAATTAGCCGCGAAACCAAACTCGGCAAAGCAGGCCATATCGTCATTAAAGTAAATGGCCTGACAGAGCCTCAGCTGATCCGTGGGCTGTATAAAGCCTCGCAGGCGGGTGTGAAGATAGAACTGATCGTGAGGGGCATGTGTCGCCTGCGCCCGGGCCTGCCAGGAATTTCAGAAAACATTACCGTACGCTCCATTGTTGGTCGTTTCCTGGAACACACCCGGGTTTACTACTTTGGCAACAAAGGTGATCCGGAAGTATTCTGCTCCAGCGCTGACTGGATGGAACGTAACATGCTTAACCGGGTAGAAACCTGTTTCCCGCTATACGGAAAATATGCCGAACGGGTTAAAAAAGACCTCGATCTTTACCTCGCCGATAACAGCCACAGCTGGGCGTTGCACTCCGATGGCAGCTATACCCTGAATCAACCGGAAGAAGGCGAAGAAACCATCAGCGCCCAGAGTCAGGTTCTTAGCGAATACGCCAGCTAA
- a CDS encoding ABC transporter permease, with protein sequence MGWEWEVIFKYFPRLLEGAWLTLELVVISGLIGIALSIPLALMRTSANNWVRALPFAYIYFFRGTPLLVQIFLVYYGASQFEVIRESFLWVILKEPYWCAIIAFSLNTAAYSAELFRGAIQAIPNGEIEAAESLGMSHGLLTRRIILPRMFGIALPGYGNEVILMLKGSALASTITLLDVTGMARTVIARTYTPLEMFLAAGLVYLLMSGLVIALFRFMESRFNRYQSYNPDREA encoded by the coding sequence ATGGGTTGGGAATGGGAAGTTATCTTTAAGTATTTTCCACGTTTGCTGGAAGGTGCCTGGCTGACACTTGAACTGGTCGTGATCTCTGGCCTGATCGGTATTGCTCTGTCGATTCCGCTTGCTCTGATGCGCACCTCAGCAAATAACTGGGTGCGGGCATTGCCATTTGCCTACATTTACTTCTTTCGTGGCACGCCACTGCTAGTACAGATCTTTCTGGTTTACTACGGTGCATCCCAGTTCGAAGTGATTCGTGAATCATTCCTTTGGGTCATCCTGAAAGAGCCGTACTGGTGCGCAATTATTGCCTTCAGCCTGAACACGGCAGCTTACAGCGCGGAATTATTCCGTGGTGCGATTCAGGCGATTCCAAACGGTGAGATTGAAGCCGCAGAGTCTCTGGGTATGAGCCATGGATTACTGACCCGCCGGATTATTCTGCCACGGATGTTTGGTATCGCATTGCCTGGCTACGGTAACGAAGTCATCCTGATGCTTAAAGGCAGCGCACTGGCCAGTACCATCACTCTGCTGGATGTTACCGGCATGGCCCGTACTGTTATCGCCCGAACTTATACGCCGCTGGAAATGTTCCTCGCTGCCGGCCTTGTATACTTACTGATGAGTGGTCTGGTTATTGCGTTATTCCGCTTTATGGAAAGCCGCTTTAACCGCTATCAGAGCTACAACCCTGACCGCGAAGCGTAA
- a CDS encoding hydrogen peroxide-inducible genes activator: protein MTLTELRYIVTLAQEQHFGRAAERCFVSQPTLSIAVKKLEDELGTALFERSKHAVRVTPIGEKVVRQAQTVLEQAESIKEMAQEGKDQLVSPLRVGAIYTIGPYLFPHMVAQMQVRAPQMPLYIEENFTENLRLKIRNGELDAIIIALPFSEPDILTRPLYEEPFMMLLPKDHPLSDKDQIDSQVLSEQDLLLLGEGHCFRDQVLESCPTLGGSKGKVSLTEGSSLETIRMMVASGLGSSVIPMSATGGHYQSDMVVTRPFKIPAPTRTVAIAWRASFPRPQAIDLLIDAISCCPLNTKPADK, encoded by the coding sequence ATGACGCTGACCGAGTTACGTTACATCGTTACCCTCGCCCAGGAACAACATTTTGGCCGCGCCGCCGAGCGTTGTTTTGTCAGTCAGCCAACCCTCAGCATTGCGGTTAAAAAGCTCGAAGACGAGTTAGGCACCGCACTGTTCGAACGCAGCAAACATGCTGTTCGGGTCACGCCTATCGGCGAAAAAGTCGTCCGTCAGGCGCAAACCGTTCTGGAACAGGCGGAATCCATTAAAGAAATGGCACAGGAAGGCAAAGACCAACTGGTCAGCCCACTGCGCGTCGGTGCGATTTATACCATCGGGCCCTATCTGTTTCCGCACATGGTTGCTCAGATGCAGGTGCGCGCACCACAAATGCCGCTCTACATCGAAGAAAACTTTACCGAGAACCTGCGCCTTAAAATCCGCAACGGCGAGCTTGATGCCATTATCATTGCATTACCCTTCAGCGAACCGGACATTCTCACCCGGCCGCTATATGAAGAACCCTTCATGATGCTGTTGCCCAAAGACCATCCGTTGTCTGACAAAGATCAGATCGACAGCCAGGTATTGTCTGAACAGGACTTGTTACTACTCGGCGAAGGTCACTGTTTCCGCGATCAGGTACTGGAATCCTGTCCGACGCTGGGCGGCAGCAAAGGCAAAGTCAGCCTGACTGAAGGCAGCTCACTGGAAACCATCCGTATGATGGTTGCCTCTGGCCTGGGATCAAGTGTCATTCCTATGTCCGCAACCGGTGGTCATTATCAGTCCGACATGGTTGTGACGCGCCCGTTTAAGATTCCGGCACCGACCCGTACTGTTGCCATCGCCTGGCGCGCCAGCTTTCCACGCCCTCAGGCAATTGATCTGCTGATCGATGCAATCAGCTGCTGCCCGTTAAATACCAAACCTGCCGATAAGTAA